Proteins co-encoded in one Pseudobdellovibrionaceae bacterium genomic window:
- a CDS encoding AgmX/PglI C-terminal domain-containing protein, protein MSKTELRITHSNGGRNLGHFRALSSGDVITIGSSKSARIRVRSSRVDDIHASIENRNGVWTIVDLASTHGTWIGKDQVNESAINGKVQITFGDDTLTIEPCVVKPYNLFREQNRLIGVASPNMVERQQIVVMRGNGEVVSTTLTEKNKPIDFKFNRKKHTFTPATSLDWIEDQVGDLWIKRRLVRTEIYENERPKNILGYFPKDLVRPFGLALAITLFVFLSAWLMPKIMPKDPGALDRNKYTRMLIDPEVIQKQQKKAEELKKQTEIKKAVEVKKPETTRVVEKTKQVVEPVTPEAKKVVNTIKESGLTDKISNVVAAAAVDTNSLLEGAGKGVGNSRNRAFASEGVAVKGATLSKNAGAYNVSGITTNGVAGGTAVSGKLGGLSVGGVGAGGLVDAIEEETEISGGLDPNIISQVVKNNLGRVRYCYERQLAAEPALYGKIKIAWTIAADGTVSTQKVEQSTMANAMVEGCILRQVAKWTFPRPDGGGDVVVAYPFYFKANK, encoded by the coding sequence ATGAGTAAAACAGAACTGAGAATAACGCATTCGAATGGCGGCAGAAATTTAGGACACTTTAGAGCCTTGTCCTCTGGTGATGTCATCACGATTGGTTCGTCAAAGAGTGCTAGAATACGTGTTAGAAGCTCAAGGGTTGATGATATACATGCCTCTATTGAAAATAGAAATGGGGTATGGACTATTGTAGACCTTGCAAGTACCCATGGAACTTGGATTGGTAAAGATCAAGTCAATGAATCAGCCATCAATGGTAAAGTGCAAATTACATTTGGTGATGATACACTTACGATCGAACCTTGTGTGGTTAAGCCGTATAATCTTTTCCGCGAGCAAAATAGACTGATCGGTGTGGCTTCACCAAATATGGTGGAAAGACAGCAGATCGTTGTTATGCGAGGTAACGGTGAAGTTGTAAGTACAACATTGACGGAAAAGAACAAGCCCATTGATTTTAAATTCAACAGGAAAAAGCACACGTTTACTCCAGCAACATCTTTAGATTGGATTGAGGATCAGGTTGGTGATCTTTGGATTAAGCGTCGTTTGGTACGAACAGAAATTTATGAAAATGAAAGACCCAAGAATATCTTAGGGTACTTCCCCAAAGATCTTGTGCGTCCTTTTGGATTGGCCTTAGCTATCACCTTGTTTGTATTTCTATCAGCGTGGTTGATGCCCAAAATTATGCCTAAAGATCCTGGTGCTTTGGACAGAAACAAATATACTAGAATGCTTATTGATCCAGAAGTGATTCAAAAGCAGCAAAAGAAAGCTGAGGAACTTAAAAAACAAACAGAAATTAAGAAAGCTGTAGAAGTCAAAAAACCAGAAACAACTAGAGTGGTCGAAAAGACCAAACAAGTGGTTGAGCCTGTCACGCCTGAAGCTAAAAAAGTAGTCAATACGATTAAAGAATCAGGCTTAACTGATAAGATCAGTAACGTAGTTGCGGCTGCTGCTGTGGACACCAATTCTTTGCTTGAAGGTGCGGGAAAAGGTGTGGGTAACTCTAGAAACCGAGCTTTTGCTTCAGAGGGTGTGGCAGTTAAAGGTGCAACATTATCTAAGAATGCAGGAGCCTATAACGTTTCAGGAATTACAACTAATGGTGTGGCTGGAGGTACGGCCGTATCTGGAAAACTAGGTGGGTTATCTGTCGGTGGTGTCGGAGCAGGTGGACTGGTTGATGCGATCGAAGAAGAAACCGAGATTTCAGGTGGTCTAGATCCTAATATCATTTCACAGGTTGTGAAGAACAACTTAGGTCGTGTTCGTTACTGTTATGAAAGACAGTTAGCGGCTGAGCCTGCATTGTACGGTAAAATTAAAATCGCATGGACTATTGCCGCAGATGGTACTGTTTCTACTCAAAAAGTAGAGCAAAGTACGATGGCCAATGCTATGGTCGAGGGATGTATTTTAAGACAAGTGGCTAAATGGACATTTCCTAGACCAGACGGTGGTGGTGATGTTGTTGTGGCTTATCCATTTTACTTTAAGGCTAATAAGTAA